One genomic segment of Phalacrocorax carbo chromosome Z, bPhaCar2.1, whole genome shotgun sequence includes these proteins:
- the CARTPT gene encoding cocaine- and amphetamine-regulated transcript protein, which translates to MESCRALALCAVAAALLLGARGQGPGQGQGPGPTPTRRARDLEPLAGGSASREKELIEALQEVLEKLKSKRVPHYEKKFGQVPMCDAGEQCAVRKGARIGKLCDCPRGTSCNSFLLKCL; encoded by the exons ATGGAGAGCTGCCGGGCGCTGGCGCTCTGCGCCGTGGCGGCCGCGCTGCTGCTGGGCGCCCgcgggcaggggccggggcagggccaGGGGCCGGGGCCGACCCCGACCCGCCGCGCCCGCGACCTGGAGCCTCTCGCCGGCGGCAGCGCCTCCCGAGAGAAGGAactg ATCGAGGCgctgcaggaggtgctggagAAGCTGAAGAGCAAGAGGGTCCCGCACTACGAGAAGAAGTTCGGGCAGGTGCCCATG TGCGACGCCGGGGAGCAGTGCGCCGTGAGGAAGGGGGCCCGCATCGGGAAGCTCTGTGACTGCCCCCGGGGGACTTCGTGCAATTCCTTCCTCCTCAAGTGCCTGTAA